Sequence from the Sciurus carolinensis chromosome 1, mSciCar1.2, whole genome shotgun sequence genome:
CATGAGGGTGACTGCTGAGTTTGAATGTTTTTGCGATGTCTTTCTAGCTTCAGTACAAAGATATGAGCCATACAAATCCAAACTACTCagtttctacttaaaaaaatacaaaaaggtaaAATACACTAAATGTATTATACAGATGGTTTCAGCTactatcaaaataaataacataatctGACTCAATGGTCTCATTCTGAGCTCTTGGACGAAATCTGATGGAATGTCAGATATGGAGACTCCTTCCTAGGAACTAGCTGCTGGTAGGCAAAAGTATCTCAACGTCCTTGCCATTGGCTACCACAGCATTGGAAGAGCAGCTGCTGGCAAGGTCTTCTGTGGTGGTCAAAGAGGATGCCTGGGAATGCGATTTGGTCAGTGGAGTTGCAGCAGATGGAGAAGGGGTGAGGCCAGGTTTTTTGGGTGGGATAGGTGGAGGGTTTCCTCTCTCAGCTCTGGGGATGGTAGGGGACTTGATTCCTGGAGACAGGGGGCTCAGAGGACTGGATACTTTCCCTGGAGTAGGTGAATGGCTGGTGTCACTTCTTGGGTTGGCAGTGTTGGCCAGATTTCGATAGTCTGTGCCAAAGGGAGAACTGTTGGGAGAGACAGGCTTAATTGGTCCTTGTTGGCTAGTGAATCTGGAGAGCACCTGAGTGACTGTGTTTCGGGCCAGCTGCTTAGCAGCAGAGTTATCTAAGAGGGTGGGGGACAAATCCCTGGATGGAGGGCTTTGTAGACCACTGGCTTGTTGGTCCTGGTCTGCTTGGGACTGAAATTTGTGCCGGGCTGCATGGAACCTCTGGTTGATCCCTACCTGGTAGGATGACTGGTAGCCGGGGCTGCTAGCTGATGACCCCAATAACCGTTTAGTTAGTACTGGTGAAGAGCAAGGAGAGGATGTTAGAGAGGAGGAGGCAGTGCTGCTGGGAGACAGTGAGCTCCCGCTGGAAGGAAGGTGACTGGGCACTGGGGCTGGAGTCTCAGTTCCTGCAGGACACCCACCATTTTCTACTAGTTTCTCTTGGGCCAGTGCTACAGATTTCTCCCGTGGAGGCACTTGGTTTTCTATACTGCTGCCTGCTGTCAACTCCCTGGTAGTCTGGAGCTCTGGGTCACAATGGCCATTAGTTTTTGCATAAGAGTAAGGAGGAGTGGTGGGACCCTGCAGCCCAGTGTTTGTTGCCTTGGTTATGTTGCTCCCATGGATTCTTTCTGCCTGAACACTCTCTGTTTGGCAAAATACAGACACTAGTATGGGAGGCTCAGTTGCTGTGCCTTTGGATGTAGTTACTGGTTTCTTTAATTGCTCATCAGGGATACTGTGCTGGTGGGAAGCCTCTAGGTCCTTCACTATCTTCTTCaaactttccatttcttctttcagaGTTTTGGTCCGGTTCTCTTCTCGGTTCAGTTTTGCTCTCAGTTGTTCCCTTTCAATATCAAACTCAGACAATTGCTTCTCTACCTGGGCCTCGGTCTGCAAACCTCGCTTCCTCTCTGCTGCTAACTCTTCCTCCAGTTTACTCACCCGGCTCTTCTCCTTCTCCAATTTCAGGCTCAGCTCTCCTGCCTTCTGCCCTTCCTCAGCAGCCTTGCTGGTGGCTTTCTTGCACTCAAGTACCAGCATGGATGAGAGCTGCTTGTGGCGGGAGCGCTCCTCTTCCAGCTGACTGGAGagtttcttttgctctttttcaaactttttcaCTTGGGATTTTTCAAATTCcaactagaaaaaaatgccaCAACACATCTTGATTAGAGATgattatttatatgaaaatagaGATACACTGAAAATTGAGATCAAGTAGAGTACCCTGGCTGGCTGTTTCCTGGTGCTTGGGATTACTATGAATGCACACAGATTGCACACGTTGTGATTTAACCTTTCTTTGATAATTTAGGGGGCACTTCTAGCTCTTAACTGTCCAAGGGTCATTAGTGAGAATATGATGATTCCTTGTGTTTCAGGTATGTGGAGAATACACAGAACcgatcaaaacaaataaaacagaaaaccattTGAGCCAGATTTTGTGGTGATTGCTGCTGAAAACACAACTTTCAAAGTTTCAGCATAATTTTCTCTGGTCTTAAAAGTAAACCAACATAAACAATTGCATTTGAAtcatacttttcaaaaaaaatgtattctattttgtcttctaaaCCTTATTTACTGCACAGAAACTGAATGAGATCAAAGGGTTGAAGGAATCTTTTCCAAACTCTAAAATCCATTAATGGGTATAAAAACCAATTTAGTGAACCATGgtcagaattaaaaaacaaaaaccgaaagaaaaatagaagaggagaaaacaCATCAATGTGTACTGTAAGCAATGAGGGTTATTAGGGTTATGTATCGTTTCCCATTTTTGTTTTAGATGTGTGTACATATTATTGGGTTGAGATAATgcaatgtatttcttcttttttcttttaccagtattagagattgaacccagggtcttgtacatgctataCAAGCTCtctaatcactgagctacatctcatttttattaaacaaacaaacaaaaattgccAGGTGTAgtagcacacctataatcccagtgactcgggaggctaaggcaggaggcaggaggactgcaagttcaaaattAGCCAGgtcctgtctcaaactaaaataaaaaatggtgtgggaatgtggctcagtggttaagtgcccctgggttcaatccctggcaccaaaaaaaaaaaaaaaaaaatccttttcctGAGACAATGTGTTGCCAAGTTGCCCagtttggccttgaatttgcaatcctcctgcctcagtctcctgagctgttgggattacaagtgtaatCCTAATGCAGTGCAATGCAGTGTCCTTTTTACTAGGGGTCCTAAGTAAAAATGTTTGCAAGCTACCACTCAGCATTCCTCAATGTGTGTTCCATGGAACAATAGCCCCACAGTGAATGATCTACATCAAGATAAAGATTTTGTAAAATGGGCaaggtggtatacacctgtaatcctagtgacttgggtggctgaggcaggaggatcataagttcaaggccagcctaggcaacacagtgaaaccctgtctcaaaataaaaaagggctgggattgtagctcagtagtacagtgtgCCTCTGCATTCAACCCCAGtactgtaaaattaaataaatagaattttaaaagattttaaaaaacagatttgctAAACATGGAATACTACTCTATCTTGTTCTTGAAAACTCATCTTGTAATTCTGCATCCTAAatgttttaacaaattaaaagttAGAAACTTGTTTAATTATGTTCGATCCAGTAGTTTCCAGACTTGACCACAAAGTCATGTTTTTGAGAAACACCAACTTACATCCTTCAGGATAATCCATAAGAAATGTTATTCCAGGGTTCTGTGATCCCTTCCACCTTAATTACCTGCTGagtcagcctctctctctccttttccagcATGTAGGTGACATCATCTCCTTCAGCAGTGTCCTGTGCATGCctctgcctttcttcctctagGTCTAGGATTacctttaaagaatttaaaaaattcatttccaaatatCAAGGAATCACACTTATAAATCTAAGTGCCTAACTAAACACTGGAGATAATTTCAGAggctaaataaatacataaataaataaaatcaagccAGGGTCATCAAGGAGCACACTGTCTAGTAGTGTGAAAGACATGTCAACTATGTGCTAGAGAACAACATATTTACTTGACTTGAAGTAGGTACAGAATGGTATGTAAACAGAAAAGATCAACTAATAAGCTGCAGGGATCCAGAAGGTTTCTGAGAATTCACAGAAAGTCTGAGAAGTTGTAGGCAGTTTGGTGTGGTTAGGGGTCAGTGCAAGATAGCACTACAGAAAGCTGGAGTTTGCCTCTGAATGCTCAAATGAATAAAGGGCTAAAAAGGAAGACTGAAtgaaactgaacattttaaaaaggcaacatCCAAACTGTGCCTTGCTTCATTAATAATACGTTTTAATATAGATAGGTAAAAAGTGGAAAGAATCTCTTGACTTCCTGCATGTAAAAAGACTTGGTTACTGGGATCACAAGTGGAGATTTTTCAAAAGGCTTTCAATTAGCTTGCCCCCATATCCCACTTATCCCAGTGCCAAAGGATTAAACCCAAATGTAAGGAGAATACAAATTTAAAGGGACATTTTCTGCATAATCCTGCCAATAAGTGCACATTATTCTGAATGGAAATGGATTACTCAGTAGCATCTGCTCAATGTCTTGGATGGGCCTTGGCCCAGatctccatggtagagcactgtCATGCCAATGACCATTTCTCATGATTtcttctcatatatatatatatatatatatatattttaatgaatgaagagagaaaatattctgagacataaaactcttaaaaaatgaaaatattttcgaGTACTTCCTTCTGGTTAAaagcattaaatttttaaatttaaaagaaaggcaGGCTTTTTGCCAAATGTGGTAAGTCATCTCCTTTCCCTTCTGAGAGCTCTCCAGAATTGcagaaatggaatgaaaagactaaaatttcaaaaagacaGAGACACAGACTTTGATAAGATCCTCCCTTTCCATATTAGGGactgaatccaagggtgctctacctTTGAGCAACATCCCcgtacttttatttctttattttgagagaggttctcactgggttatccaggctggcctcgaactttcaattctcctgcctctgcctcccgagtgcctgggattatagatgtgtgccaccatgcctggtagaattttgaattatttcagatttcttcTGCCTTGTCACCTAGAGCTGCAAATTATCCCAAGATGGGCATGACATCTACCTGGCTCCTTTAGTACAACTTAATTGCCACTTGTATGATGAGGAAATAAGGACTGCCAACCAATCAAGGATAAGGAAGATTTTCTTAGAGGATTTTAAGTGAAAGCCCCACTCCACCCCCAATTTAGGCAACTTACTCCAACCCAACACCTTTTATGGTTGGGCATAAATGTTTTCAGATTACTTCATTCTAAAGCAAAAGTTAAACTCTTTGGGTCTTGGGCAACTCTGAGAATTTGATTAAagttatggaaaaaatatatttcctacAAAAATGTGTAAACTTTTGACATTCTGCATATTTTCTAGGGACTTGGGGAACATATGAGGCCCCTCCATGGTTAGGAGCCTTTCATTTACACtgtgaggagaaagaaaagatcatAGGCAGGACTCAGAGTGTGGGCAAGTCATCAGACATGATTTAAGTAGATGGCCTGAAGGTTAATCATAAAAGTAAACTCAGGTCCACATAATTTTATAGCTGCTAAcctaatttttctgattaaaatgtatcctaatagccaaagcaatcctgcgcaggaagagtgatgcaggaggtatcactataccagaccttaagctctactatagagcaataacaaaaatggcatggtactggcaccaaaacaggtagaccaatggtacaggatagaagacacagagacatactcacataagtacagtaacctcatactagataaaggtgccgaaaacttacaatggagaaaagacagcctcttcaacaaatggtgctgggaaaactggaaatccatatgcagtaaaatgaaattaatcacctatctctcaccctgcacaaaactcaactcaaaatggatcaaggatctaggaattagacctgagacccttcaccaaacagaagaaaaagtaggcccgaatcttcatcacgttggcttaggaccagacttccttaacaagacccccatagtgcaagaaataagagcaagaatcaacaaatgggatagattcaaactaaaaagtttttctcggCACAGGAAAtcattaataatgtgaaaagagagtctacagagtgggagaaaatcttttccatacacacttcaggcagagcactcatctccaaagtttataaagaacttaaaaaactttacatccaaaatacaaagaacccaatcaataagtgggctaaggaaatgggcagaaacttcacagaagaagatatccaggtaatcaacaaatatatgaaaaagtgctcattatccctagtaattacagaaatgcaccCTAAGAtatcatctaactccaattagaatggctattatcaagaacacaagcaataagtgttggcatggatgtggggaaaaagacacactcatacattgctggtggagttgcaaattggtgtagtcactctggaaagcaatatggagattcctcagaaaacttggaatggacccaccgtttgatccagctatcccactccttggtttatacccaaaggacttaaaataagcatactacagtgatgcagccacattaatgttcacagcagcttaattcacaatagctagattgtggaactaacctagatgcccttcaactgatgaatggataaagaaactgtggtatatacacacaatggaataaagaataaaattatggcatttgctggtaaatggatgaagttggaaaatatcacgctaagtgaaataggccaagcccaaaaaaccaaaggccggatgttttctttgataagtgcaTGTCAATATATAACTATGGGGGTTGgcgggggaaagagaagaatgaaggaactttggatggtgcagaggaaaaaggggtgggaggaggtggggatggaaaaacagtagaatgaaacacatataatcatacatatgtattaccctatatatatgtatgattacatgaatgatgtgaatctacattgtgtacaaccatagaaatgaaaagtggtaccccatttgtgtacaatgaatcaaaatgtgtctgtaaaaataaaaaatattttaataaaaaatacatttcctaCAAGATGAACTTGTTAGTATAAATCTATACTGATAGTTAAAAAATGTGCTAATTCTAGCCAAGCATCTTTTACAGGCCAAATTTGAAGAGTAAATGACAAGCTGGGGAATAAATTCACAAGCACTAGAATTCCAATAAGATGAGATAGAGGAAAGCACGTTTGCCTTCCTAATGTAGAAGCTGTCAGATATGGAAATGCACgcacacacctctctctctctctctctttctcccccaccccatcaccactctctctctctgattcctaaCAGTGTAAAAGAGCATTAAGGTAAACATCCCTACAGACTGTTTATGTTTTCATAAGCAACGAAATGCAATGAAACTCAAAACTAGTAATAAGTGAAAATAATCTGTTGGCTTGTGTGTTTATAGTCAGGTAAATTCTCTCTCTGAGATGTAGCATTCCCTAAATACCTATTAATCTTTGTATTTATCACTTAAGTAAGCAAATAGAGAACACTCTGTTCAGCTACAAGCTTGGTTAAACTCCAGTTTGTTGCCAAAGTTTGGATGATCAGAGCTGAAAAAACATACCAAATGTTCTGGAGTGACATATCAAGAAGGAATGTTATCTTAAATAATGTGCCTGGCACATTTCCTAAATTTACCACTTGGAATaacctgtattttcttttgtatctcCTGGCTCCTACATAAGCTAAGGAACTTTTTGCTACATGTGAAGATCCACCCCCAACCTCGCCTCTGAACTACTGTGAAAACTGGCAGCTGACAAGATGGTATCAGGCATCATTTATAGTCTTCACAAGGATTTGCGCAGCATACATCTACAGACTGAACCTACCTTCCGGTGCCTGCTCTCGGCAGCAGCCAGCTGGGACAGCATGCGTTCCTGCATGTTCTTGCACTGCTTCATCACCACTTTAAGGATAGAGAGTGGGTTTGTGCACACAGGCTGCTTATCACTatcatttttctccttcagtGTTTCAAAATCTCTCTGTAGAGCCATCAAAGGATCACTGATATTATATTTTCCATAGCGTTCTTCAATGAAAGTATCTCTGTGTTGGgcctgggaaagagaaaaataagtattttgctttttaaatctatTGAGAAGGGGACTCTGCTATCTAGTAGCTATACATTAAAGGTGGTAGTGTTAGTATAAATGTAACCTGTTGATTACAAATCAGATTAAGCCAtccaaatataaaagaaacagcATCAGAAAAGTGATGTGATATAATATTTTAGCAAGCACAAATACTTACATAGAACTAATTATGTATTAGACATTGTTCTAAGCATTTATAGTCAtgttaacttattttatttttataaccctATAAGATAATGCTAAGcatctccattttgcagaatGAGAAAACTATTTCAGAGAGACTAAGTAACTTGTTCCAGGTTACTCATCTAACAAGCTGTCACAATTGGGTTTTAAACTGAGGCAGCCTAGCTTCAAAGTCTGTGTCCTTCACCACCAGACATACTGTCTCTGCTTACGTCTACATCTATTGCCAGCAGGTGTatcttatcttttctttgttaTGCTATCTGCACTTCTAAAGTAGTAAGCATGATAATTTTACAAGTTTACATATTTAGTAATCCAACGAGGTGTAGATATGTAAAGGATACTAAAAATAAGTATGATGGCACTATAACTTAGAACTATTTGTGATTTGTACACAAGGAACTTTACTCTTCTGTTGATGGGTCAAGAGGGTGCAGGCACTCACACCCAGAGGCACAGACAAAATTCCTTCTATCTGCTGCCAAATCCAACCCCCTCTTTCAGTCTCTGTTCTAATGTTATCTTCCATTTCTCCTTCTGTCCCCTTCAGGGTTTGGTGAGCTTTGGGGATGAAAGAGAAGGTAAAAAGGAGATGAAGGCTGGTACCTAAAATCTGGTTCAGGGGTTTGGGCCTGGGTGCCACATCAGGTATCTAAGGATTGGGAGGTGATTGGAAAGATATTCTTAGGCTTCTCTTATCTTTACTAGGAAGAGCTTGAAGTATTACTTCATAGGAGCATCATATATTACACACAGATGAACAGAGTGACATTAATGATCATTATACAACAAAGTACTATATAGCAAACTTTTAAGTTTAGTTATGAAAACTACTgtcattaatccatttaaaaaaactatttcgccaggcatggtggtgcacgcctgtaatcccagcaatttgggaggctaaagaaggaggatttcaagttcaaggccagtctcaacaatttcacaacttagcaagaccctgtatcaaaataaaaagtaaaaagggctggggatgtggttcagtggttaagcaaccctgggttcaattcctggtccaaaaaggagaaaagaattcttaaaatatgaatttcatcAATTGTTTGCTTTCTTAGTAGGAGCAAACAAATAGGAGCCCATTAAAAAAGGGGAGGTATTCACAATTCAATGTCTATGCTTTTAGTTAAAAGAACCcccaagaaaataaagcaaacacaGGATTTCCTCAACACAGAAATATAGGTTAGGTACAGATTTTCAATGCTGAAAATCTAATACCTTCTTTTTCATTGACTGCACAAGTTAATGCCCCAGGAATCACTTAGCCTTGTGTATAAATTTGTGTTCCTAACAGTTGGCAAATGTTCAAAGCAGCCAGAAGCCCTGGGCTTTATTTCTGGCCCAACTACAACCATCTTAAGTTTACATTACTGGAATATTTGGATGATATTTGTATACTAGAAATACAGAGaaatccatttcctttttttctcactgCTGGTGAATGACCCCAGGGTCTTGAGCATTCTAGacaagtgctttcccactgagctatgcccctagCCCCTGTCTGTTTCTTTAAGTTACTTATAACCATCATTCTAaccttattttgtgtgtgtgagaaaaagagagagagagagagagagagagagagagagagagagagagagagaaagtggagaAAGGTTTGAACAGTCTAAGAcagacttcatttttttcagattcaaattaaaaaaaaaaaaaaaaaaaaggaccaattcctagctgggtgtggtagtgcattcTATAATTAtacccagcaactcagaaggctgaggcaggaggatggcaagttctggGCCAGACTCAGCATGTTAGTGAAACCTGgactcaaaataaacagaaagggctgggaatgtggctcagtggtaaagtgcatctgggttcaatttccagtacccccGCCCCCGGCAAAATTCAATTTCTAAGCtagtcattttattattaatttatatcaAAGTAAAAGTAAAACTTAAAGTAAGTTAcataagttatatttttaaaagcaatcatgtcaaatatcaatattttcctttaaaaaatttttaagatgttgatgaacttttattttattaatttatttatatgcagtgataagaattgaacctagtgcctcacacatgctaggcaagtgctctaccactgagccacaacctccaatgttttccttttaccAAGAACATGTTTCTTTAAATTCAGGAATAAACACATGAGTAATATTCTAGATTTCAATGAAGATATCGATTTGTACCTATTAAAAGGCAAATCCATATTTAGCAAAATGCTTTGAAAGGAAACGAGAAAAAGTCACTTTAAACAGTTGAAATGCCACTTTTCTTACTCATGACTATCGCTTCTATAGTTAGTATTAGTAAAAGGACGACTCTTGGTGCTGAAACTGGTTTAGTAGggtaaaaaaggaaatagaaaaaagaacaaacacaaatttttttatcaccttttccttttcagaaaaacGTGGAATGGGAGAGCAGGAGCTGGGACTACAATTCATGACCTTGACATTGGATCTGCTGAGAAGCTGTCTCTCAGGTTTGAGTATATAGTTAACTAATCctaaaaatatgacttttaaaaacctACACTGTGATTATCCTGTATAATTAATAAGCATCAGAGTCACGAGTAATACACAAGGAGCTCCTTTAGTGAGGTCTCAGCCTGAGAACAGTTGTTATGCTGTCTGTTTTCTCTTGAAGTACTTCATAGTAATTCCATAGTTACTAGCACAGTAATTAcaagttatataaaataaatggctTCACTATAAATGAAAAGGATCTGtggaataatttttaagaggTTCCTCATGAAGCAATTCGTTTAAGTACATTCTAATATGGGGCCAAATAAAGGAATGATGAATTTACTCTGTACTTATTATTATCAAatacctacaaaatgggagatgGAATATGGTATTTTTAACTAACTCAATGACTTGATCAGGTGACTTAGAGGATTACAGGCTTAAGGgtgcaaataataacaaaaaccagaagttaaaatttgaagaataaaaagagctTTAATGGTGGTGTATACTGGTTATCTATTACTGCATAACTAATCACCCTAAAACTCAGCAgcttaaataataaacattttaatctcATCTGATTTCTGAGGATAAGGAATATGGAAGGGCTTAGGCTAGGTATGGAAGGGCTAGCTGGGTATGGTAGTGCATCCTATAATTATACCCAGCAACTCAGACCACCTATACTGGTGGTCCTGGCTCAGGGCCTCATGAGGCTACAGTTATGAAGTCATGATTGGGGCTGGtagattcatttcttttctttttctgtgtgtgtgtgggggggcgtggtaccagggattgaacttgggcactcgaccactgagccacacacccagccctattttgtattttgtttagggacaggatctcactgagttgcttagcaccttgcttttggggaggctggctttggactcttgatcctcctgcctcagcctcctgagcggctgagaatacaggcatgtgctactgtgccatTTAAGCTTACTCACATGGCACAGGACTTGGTTCCATGCAAATTCAAGCTTCCTACAGAGTAAGTAACtcaagagacagagggagaaggtAAGCAAGCAAGCAACCAAGATGACTATCTCAGTGAATTTATAACCCAATCTTGAAAGTAACATACTATTACAATTCTGATGTATTCTATTGGTGATATAGACCAATCCTGTGTATGTGGGAGGCGACTATGCCAGGGTATAAATATCAGGAGGTAGCTATCCTTGGGGGTTATCTTAGAAGCTGGCCACCACAAGGCAAATGATTAGATGTGCCACCACTATTACTTATTTAttagattaaaatttaaagaccTATACTTAAAAAAACTGTCATGGTTGACTTTTAATGATATTTCAgctattttataagaaattttacaTGATCTTAGGTTTGAGTTTTTGGAGGGagtaataaagttaaaataaatcaatttcttgcaatttcattattttttaattcaatgacATCGTACACTTTAGCCAAACAGAAATTCCTAAATTGTCAGAAAACGTGATCAAAACACGATGTCTT
This genomic interval carries:
- the Cttnbp2nl gene encoding CTTNBP2 N-terminal-like protein, with the protein product MNLEKLSKPELLTLFSILEGELEARDLVIEALKAQHRDTFIEERYGKYNISDPLMALQRDFETLKEKNDSDKQPVCTNPLSILKVVMKQCKNMQERMLSQLAAAESRHRKVILDLEEERQRHAQDTAEGDDVTYMLEKERERLTQQLEFEKSQVKKFEKEQKKLSSQLEEERSRHKQLSSMLVLECKKATSKAAEEGQKAGELSLKLEKEKSRVSKLEEELAAERKRGLQTEAQVEKQLSEFDIEREQLRAKLNREENRTKTLKEEMESLKKIVKDLEASHQHSIPDEQLKKPVTTSKGTATEPPILVSVFCQTESVQAERIHGSNITKATNTGLQGPTTPPYSYAKTNGHCDPELQTTRELTAGSSIENQVPPREKSVALAQEKLVENGGCPAGTETPAPVPSHLPSSGSSLSPSSTASSSLTSSPCSSPVLTKRLLGSSASSPGYQSSYQVGINQRFHAARHKFQSQADQDQQASGLQSPPSRDLSPTLLDNSAAKQLARNTVTQVLSRFTSQQGPIKPVSPNSSPFGTDYRNLANTANPRSDTSHSPTPGKVSSPLSPLSPGIKSPTIPRAERGNPPPIPPKKPGLTPSPSAATPLTKSHSQASSLTTTEDLASSCSSNAVVANGKDVEILLPTSS